In Pseudomonas oryzicola, one DNA window encodes the following:
- the qhpE gene encoding subtilisin-like serine protease QhpE: protein MGTDLCVGIIDSGCSPEQASALLRARRFWLEDGQLREGATLPDPLGHGGAVLDALQREAGSVPVLVAQVFSGQASTSALQVAAALLWLVEAGARLVNLSLGLQQDRPVLHQACAEAIAAGVLLCASSPAQGGPVYPASYPGVIRVTGDARCAPGQWSWLGSRQADFGGYVGAGGRAGASLGCAALSGRVAALLREEPGMGRQQVRDWLRQHAAFVGPERRGGGHA, encoded by the coding sequence ATGGGCACTGATCTGTGCGTCGGCATCATCGACAGCGGCTGCTCGCCGGAGCAGGCCAGCGCGCTGCTGCGGGCGCGACGCTTCTGGCTGGAGGATGGCCAGTTGCGCGAAGGTGCAACATTGCCCGACCCGCTCGGGCACGGGGGCGCGGTACTGGATGCCTTGCAGCGTGAGGCCGGGTCGGTGCCGGTGCTGGTGGCCCAGGTCTTCAGTGGCCAGGCCAGTACCAGTGCGTTGCAGGTCGCGGCCGCGCTGCTATGGCTGGTAGAGGCGGGGGCCAGGTTGGTCAACCTCAGCCTTGGCCTGCAGCAGGACCGGCCCGTGCTGCACCAGGCGTGTGCCGAAGCCATTGCCGCCGGCGTGCTGCTGTGTGCGTCCAGCCCGGCACAAGGTGGGCCGGTGTATCCGGCCAGTTACCCGGGGGTGATTCGGGTCACCGGCGATGCCCGCTGCGCGCCAGGCCAATGGTCGTGGCTTGGCAGCCGACAGGCAGACTTCGGCGGCTATGTGGGGGCGGGTGGCAGGGCCGGTGCGAGCCTGGGATGCGCGGCGCTGAGCGGCCGGGTCGCCGCGTTGCTGCGTGAGGAGCCTGGCATGGGCCGCCAGCAGGTCCGTGACTGGTTGCGCCAGCACGCGGCGTTTGTCGGCCCCGAGCGACGGGGGGGCGGGCATGCCTGA
- a CDS encoding aldehyde dehydrogenase family protein — MLSELPILPATRAFLERKLKMRIGADWQDAASGRTLSFRNPATGEVLGEVPAADAEDVDRAVRAARQAFDDSPWSRLRPRERQNLLWRLADLMERDARQLAELECLNNGKSAAVAQVMDVQLAIDFLRYMAGWATKIEGSTVEPSLPLLPNEQFHGFVRREAVGVVGAIVAWNFPLLLACWKLGPALASGCTVVLKPADETPLSVLKLAELVDEAGYPAGVFNVVTGTGLNAGAALSRHPGVDKLTFTGSTEVGKLIGKAAMDNMTRVTLELGGKSPTIVMPDANLQEAAAGAATAIFFNQGQVCCAGSRLYVHRKHFDNVVADIAGIANGMKLGSGLDPAVQMGPLISAKQQDRVTGYIELGRELGATIACGGEGFGPGYFVKPTVIVDVDQRHRLVQEEIFGPVLVAMPFDDIDEVVGLANDNPYGLGASIWSNDLAAVHRMIPRIKSGSVWVNCHSALDPALPFGGYKMSGVGREMGAAAIEHYTELKSVLIKL, encoded by the coding sequence ATGCTTTCCGAACTGCCCATCCTGCCCGCCACCCGCGCCTTTCTCGAACGCAAGCTGAAGATGCGCATCGGCGCCGACTGGCAGGATGCCGCCAGCGGTCGCACCCTGTCGTTCCGCAACCCCGCCACTGGTGAGGTACTGGGTGAAGTGCCCGCCGCCGACGCCGAAGATGTCGACCGGGCCGTGCGCGCCGCGCGCCAGGCCTTCGACGATTCGCCGTGGAGCCGCCTGCGCCCACGCGAACGGCAGAACCTGCTGTGGCGCCTGGCCGACCTGATGGAACGCGACGCCCGCCAGCTGGCCGAACTGGAATGCCTGAACAACGGCAAGAGCGCCGCCGTGGCCCAAGTGATGGACGTGCAGCTGGCCATCGATTTTCTGCGCTACATGGCCGGCTGGGCCACCAAGATCGAGGGTAGCACCGTCGAACCCTCGCTGCCGTTGCTGCCCAACGAGCAGTTCCACGGTTTTGTTCGCCGCGAAGCAGTCGGCGTGGTCGGCGCCATCGTCGCCTGGAACTTCCCGTTGCTGCTGGCCTGCTGGAAGCTCGGCCCGGCCCTGGCTAGCGGTTGCACCGTCGTGCTCAAGCCCGCGGACGAAACACCGCTGAGCGTGCTCAAGCTGGCCGAACTGGTGGACGAAGCCGGCTACCCGGCTGGCGTGTTCAACGTGGTTACCGGCACCGGCCTGAACGCCGGCGCCGCGCTCAGCCGCCACCCCGGCGTGGACAAGTTGACCTTCACCGGCTCCACCGAAGTTGGCAAGCTGATCGGCAAGGCGGCCATGGACAACATGACCCGTGTCACCCTGGAACTTGGCGGCAAGTCGCCGACCATCGTCATGCCCGATGCCAACCTGCAGGAGGCGGCTGCCGGTGCCGCCACGGCGATCTTCTTCAACCAGGGCCAGGTGTGCTGCGCAGGCTCCCGACTGTATGTACACCGCAAGCACTTCGACAATGTGGTAGCTGACATCGCCGGCATCGCCAATGGCATGAAACTCGGCAGCGGCCTGGACCCGGCGGTGCAGATGGGGCCGTTGATCTCGGCCAAGCAGCAGGACCGCGTCACCGGCTACATCGAGCTTGGCCGCGAACTGGGCGCGACCATCGCCTGTGGCGGCGAAGGTTTCGGGCCGGGCTATTTCGTCAAGCCAACGGTGATCGTCGACGTCGACCAGCGTCACCGCCTGGTACAGGAAGAAATCTTCGGGCCAGTGCTGGTGGCGATGCCGTTCGACGACATCGACGAAGTGGTCGGCCTGGCCAATGACAACCCCTATGGGCTGGGCGCGAGCATCTGGTCGAACGACCTGGCCGCCGTGCACCGGATGATCCCACGTATCAAGTCGGGGTCGGTGTGGGTCAACTGCCACAGCGCGCTGGACCCGGCCCTGCCGTTTGGTGGCTACAAGATGTCCGGTGTCGGCCGCGAGATGGGCGCGGCGGCCATCGAGCACTACACCGAGCTGAAGTCGGTGCTGATCAAGCTCTGA
- the qhpG gene encoding flavin-dependent monooxygenase QhpG — protein MPEPRIVVLGAGPAGAATAIGLRRLGYPVTVVSEWRRFAAVEGVSQRVLEGLRHAGLGAALGQAAMPATRRVQWNARQLQLNQEFLLDRQRFDRALRDDLQQAGASVVEGRVRDVSHDGVHQVRVDDGQVLLADFLVEARGRQAPLTADRLRGPETVSLLNVWQGSPGTPASAVESVADGWAWMARLEDGRCYWQVTLDAAGLPGKAGLAAYCAARRARSALVAELFDAQALAPAQVHARSSTAILAGECVGPDWIRVGDAAMAVDPLSGNGIFQSLSSALQAPVVINTLLCRPERAALARQFHQQRVEQLFLRFARIGRDFYGQEQTRMGQPFWDRRQAWPDGQALHVAADWQALRVERRPVLRDGWVDEAEVVVTADQPLGVWHLQGLELAPVVRALQAGRPLQAILNGRPVGQQMTLRRWLAEQGYR, from the coding sequence ATGCCTGAACCGCGCATCGTGGTGCTGGGCGCAGGCCCGGCTGGGGCGGCCACGGCGATTGGCTTGCGGCGCCTGGGCTACCCGGTCACGGTGGTGTCCGAGTGGCGGCGCTTCGCGGCGGTCGAAGGGGTTTCACAACGAGTGCTGGAGGGGCTGCGTCACGCTGGCCTTGGCGCTGCCCTGGGCCAGGCGGCCATGCCGGCCACGCGACGGGTGCAGTGGAACGCCCGGCAACTGCAGCTGAACCAGGAATTCCTGCTCGACCGGCAACGGTTTGATCGGGCGCTGCGCGACGATCTCCAGCAGGCGGGCGCAAGCGTGGTCGAGGGGCGCGTGCGTGACGTCTCGCACGACGGCGTTCATCAGGTGCGTGTGGACGACGGGCAAGTATTGCTGGCCGATTTCCTGGTGGAGGCCCGCGGCCGTCAGGCGCCTTTGACGGCTGACCGCCTGCGCGGGCCGGAGACGGTCAGCCTGCTCAATGTCTGGCAGGGCAGCCCGGGTACGCCAGCATCGGCGGTGGAGAGCGTGGCGGATGGCTGGGCGTGGATGGCGCGACTGGAAGATGGCCGCTGCTACTGGCAGGTCACCCTGGACGCCGCCGGCCTGCCGGGCAAGGCCGGGTTGGCAGCGTACTGTGCAGCGCGGCGGGCGCGCAGCGCTCTGGTCGCAGAGCTGTTCGACGCCCAGGCATTGGCGCCGGCGCAGGTGCATGCGCGCAGTAGTACGGCAATTCTGGCCGGCGAATGCGTCGGGCCGGACTGGATACGGGTGGGCGATGCCGCAATGGCCGTTGACCCGTTGTCGGGCAACGGCATATTCCAGTCGCTGTCTTCGGCGTTGCAGGCGCCGGTGGTGATCAATACGTTGCTGTGCCGGCCCGAGCGGGCTGCATTGGCGCGGCAATTTCACCAGCAGCGGGTCGAACAGCTGTTCTTGCGCTTTGCCAGGATCGGGCGGGATTTCTATGGCCAGGAACAGACTCGGATGGGGCAGCCGTTCTGGGACCGACGCCAGGCATGGCCGGATGGGCAAGCGTTGCATGTGGCGGCAGACTGGCAGGCGCTCAGGGTTGAGCGGCGGCCGGTGTTGCGCGATGGCTGGGTGGACGAGGCCGAGGTGGTGGTGACGGCGGATCAGCCGTTGGGGGTGTGGCATTTGCAGGGGCTGGAGTTGGCGCCAGTCGTGCGGGCGTTGCAGGCTGGCCGGCCACTCCAGGCAATCTTGAACGGTCGCCCGGTAGGGCAGCAGATGACGTTGCGGCGTTGGCTGGCCGAGCAGGGCTATCGCTGA
- the peaA gene encoding quinohemoprotein amine dehydrogenase subunit alpha — protein sequence MKTTRLRRHAGKLALVAAALLSTQAMAAEQGPSLLQNKCMGCHIPEGNDSYSRISHQRKTPEGWLMSIARMQVMHGLQISDDDRRTLVKYLADKQGLAPSETDGVRYAMERRLNTVEQFDTQLSETCGRCHSGARVALQRRPAKEWEHLVNFHLGQWPSLEYQAQARDRDWLPIALQQVVPDLAKRYPLESAAWAEWQKARPKADALPGQWAFSGHMLAKGDVRGVMSVTPDQGDTFKVEVKGAYADGTPFNGSGSAILYNGYEWRGNVKVGDANLRQVFAALDGEMKGRMFEAEHDERGLDFTAVKEGKARLLAVQPAFIKAGGESEITLVGSGLAGKPELGAGVEVTEVLEQTPTLVRVKARAAADAKPGQREVALGALKGVNLAVYDKVDEVKVVPAFSIARIGENGASVRKVQGRFEAEAWGKDANGQPLRIGYLPASWKVEPFNERAVEDEDVKFAGQMQADGVFVPGGAGPNPARKMMTNNAGNLKVIATLADGGQTGEGHMIVTVQRWNNPPLP from the coding sequence TTGAAGACGACTCGACTCCGGCGGCATGCGGGCAAACTGGCGCTGGTCGCCGCCGCGCTGCTGAGCACCCAGGCCATGGCGGCCGAGCAGGGCCCGAGCCTGTTGCAGAACAAGTGCATGGGGTGCCATATCCCCGAAGGCAACGATAGCTACAGCCGTATCAGCCATCAGCGTAAAACACCGGAAGGCTGGCTGATGAGCATTGCGCGCATGCAGGTGATGCACGGCCTGCAGATCAGCGACGACGACCGCCGCACCCTGGTCAAATACCTCGCCGACAAGCAGGGCCTGGCGCCCAGCGAGACCGATGGTGTGCGTTACGCCATGGAGCGCCGGCTGAATACCGTCGAGCAGTTCGATACCCAACTCAGCGAAACCTGTGGCCGTTGCCACTCGGGTGCCCGTGTTGCCTTGCAGCGGCGCCCGGCCAAGGAATGGGAACACCTGGTCAACTTCCACCTCGGCCAATGGCCATCCCTCGAATACCAGGCCCAGGCGCGTGACCGCGACTGGCTGCCGATCGCCCTGCAGCAGGTGGTGCCCGACCTGGCCAAGCGCTACCCGCTGGAAAGCGCGGCGTGGGCCGAATGGCAGAAGGCCAGGCCCAAGGCCGATGCGCTGCCGGGCCAGTGGGCGTTCAGCGGCCACATGCTGGCCAAGGGCGATGTGCGCGGGGTGATGAGCGTCACGCCTGACCAGGGCGACACCTTCAAGGTCGAGGTCAAAGGCGCTTATGCCGACGGCACGCCGTTCAATGGCAGCGGTTCGGCGATCCTCTACAACGGCTATGAGTGGCGTGGCAACGTCAAGGTCGGCGACGCCAACCTGCGCCAGGTGTTCGCCGCGCTGGATGGCGAAATGAAAGGCCGCATGTTCGAGGCCGAGCACGACGAGCGTGGCCTGGACTTCACCGCAGTGAAGGAGGGCAAGGCGCGCCTGCTGGCGGTACAACCGGCATTCATCAAGGCCGGTGGCGAAAGCGAGATCACCCTGGTCGGCAGCGGCCTGGCCGGTAAACCGGAGCTGGGCGCTGGCGTGGAAGTGACCGAAGTGCTGGAGCAGACCCCGACCCTGGTACGGGTGAAAGCCCGCGCCGCAGCCGATGCCAAGCCAGGCCAGCGCGAAGTCGCCTTGGGGGCGCTCAAGGGCGTCAACCTGGCGGTGTACGACAAAGTCGATGAAGTGAAAGTGGTGCCGGCGTTCTCCATCGCCCGTATCGGCGAAAACGGCGCCTCGGTGCGCAAGGTGCAGGGCCGCTTCGAGGCCGAAGCCTGGGGCAAGGACGCCAACGGCCAGCCACTGCGCATCGGCTACTTGCCGGCCAGCTGGAAGGTCGAGCCGTTCAACGAGCGAGCGGTCGAGGACGAAGACGTCAAGTTCGCCGGGCAAATGCAGGCCGATGGTGTGTTCGTGCCCGGCGGCGCCGGCCCCAACCCGGCGCGCAAGATGATGACCAACAACGCCGGCAACCTGAAGGTCATCGCCACCCTGGCCGACGGTGGCCAGACCGGCGAAGGGCACATGATCGTCACCGTACAGCGCTGGAACAACCCGCCGCTGCCGTAA
- a CDS encoding ABC transporter ATP-binding protein: MGSLFARLVESSDPVLMRQALAWLYGFVRPHRRAIGLLLGLSLGASLLALAQPWLVKTLIDEGLLAKDYQTLWHMAAIMIAAGLLGTVLAGVNRYLHTRLSGRILFALRDDLYRHLQQLSPTFYGRRRIGDLLSRLDGDVAEIQRFAVDSLFSAVSAVIGLVGALALMLMLSWQLSLLLALLVPIEVLWLRWMRRKVEHEVRNLRERSADVSAFLVETLPAMKFIQAAGQQEREAGRLDQLGQGYMRQLLKVQVTEFFTQAIPGTLTSWCRACAFLVGGWWVIQGTWQLGALIAFSTYMGMAVGPVQSLLGLYVAVQRMAVSLGRVMELKQQAVTVRSPANPQPMPAGPGELRLEALSFAHEGRQGAVLNNVQLCVAGGLKVAISGASGVGKSTLIDLLQRFYDPDAGRILLDGTDLRELDLVALRRRIAVVSQDIVLFRGSLAQNLAYGMPEATRAELERVVRLARLDSLVESLPLGLDGLLGERGQQLSGGQKQRIAIARAVLQAPAILVLDEATSAVDEATEREVIAAIDQLFAGRTRILISHRASTLADADLHLQLHDGQLQVLPREVLTHGH, encoded by the coding sequence ATGGGCAGCCTGTTTGCCCGGCTGGTGGAGTCCAGCGACCCGGTTCTCATGCGCCAGGCGTTGGCCTGGTTGTACGGTTTCGTGCGCCCGCATCGGCGTGCCATCGGTTTGTTGCTCGGCTTGTCGCTGGGCGCCTCGCTGCTGGCCCTGGCGCAACCCTGGCTGGTCAAGACGCTGATCGACGAGGGCTTGCTGGCCAAGGACTACCAGACGCTGTGGCACATGGCGGCGATCATGATCGCTGCCGGGCTGCTGGGCACTGTGCTGGCCGGGGTCAACCGCTATCTGCACACGCGCTTGTCGGGGCGCATCCTGTTTGCCCTGCGCGATGACCTGTATCGGCACCTGCAGCAATTGTCGCCAACGTTCTATGGCCGGCGACGTATCGGCGACCTGCTGTCGCGGCTGGATGGTGACGTGGCGGAGATCCAGCGCTTTGCCGTGGATTCACTGTTCTCGGCGGTGTCCGCGGTGATTGGCCTGGTGGGCGCGTTGGCGTTGATGCTGATGCTGTCGTGGCAGTTGTCGCTGCTGCTGGCGCTGCTGGTGCCGATCGAAGTGCTGTGGCTGCGCTGGATGCGGCGCAAGGTCGAGCATGAAGTGCGCAACCTGCGCGAACGTTCGGCGGATGTGTCGGCGTTCCTGGTGGAAACCTTGCCGGCGATGAAGTTCATCCAGGCGGCCGGCCAGCAGGAGCGCGAGGCCGGGCGCCTGGACCAGCTGGGCCAGGGCTACATGCGTCAGTTGCTCAAGGTACAGGTGACCGAGTTCTTCACCCAGGCCATCCCCGGTACGCTGACCTCCTGGTGTCGCGCCTGCGCGTTCCTGGTCGGCGGCTGGTGGGTGATCCAGGGCACCTGGCAGCTAGGTGCGCTGATCGCTTTTTCCACCTACATGGGCATGGCGGTCGGGCCGGTGCAGAGCCTGCTGGGCCTGTACGTGGCGGTGCAGCGCATGGCCGTGAGCCTGGGGCGGGTAATGGAACTCAAGCAGCAGGCCGTAACCGTACGCTCGCCGGCCAACCCGCAGCCGATGCCTGCTGGCCCGGGCGAGCTGCGCCTGGAGGCGCTGAGCTTCGCTCATGAAGGGCGCCAGGGCGCGGTGCTGAACAATGTACAGCTGTGTGTGGCCGGTGGCCTGAAAGTGGCCATCAGCGGTGCCTCGGGGGTCGGCAAGTCGACCTTGATCGATCTGTTGCAGCGCTTCTACGACCCGGATGCCGGGCGCATCCTGCTCGACGGCACCGACCTGCGCGAGCTGGACCTGGTCGCATTGCGCCGGCGCATCGCCGTGGTCAGCCAGGACATCGTGCTGTTCCGTGGCAGCCTGGCGCAGAACCTGGCCTACGGCATGCCCGAGGCCACCCGCGCAGAGCTTGAGCGGGTCGTGCGCCTGGCCCGGCTGGACAGCCTGGTCGAAAGCTTGCCGCTGGGCCTGGACGGCCTGCTCGGTGAGCGTGGCCAGCAATTGTCCGGCGGCCAGAAGCAACGCATCGCCATTGCTCGCGCGGTGCTACAGGCGCCGGCGATCCTGGTGCTGGACGAGGCCACGTCGGCGGTGGACGAAGCTACCGAGCGCGAAGTGATCGCGGCTATCGACCAGTTGTTCGCCGGCCGCACGCGGATCCTGATAAGCCACCGCGCTTCGACCCTGGCCGATGCCGACCTGCACCTGCAGTTGCATGATGGCCAACTGCAGGTGTTGCCCCGGGAGGTGCTCACCCATGGGCACTGA